Genomic DNA from Shouchella patagoniensis:
CTGGATCAGCCGCCATCTCGGTTAAGATGCCTACAAGTTTTTTTCCGTTAAATAAAATATCATTTGGCCATTTAATGTCGCATGATAAACCACTTACTTTTTCAATCGCTCTCGTCACTGCTACAGCAGCTAACAAAGTTAACTGCGGTGCTTTTTGGATATCAATTTCAGGTCTAAGCAAAAGCGTCATTGAAATAGAATCCCCAGCTTTTGCCTGCCACTGACGTCCTAACCTCCCTCTTCCTCCCTCTTGCTGGTTGGCTAAGACAACGATGCCTTCTTCTTCGTTTTTTGCCGCAAACTCATGGGCTAGTGGTTGAGTTGAAGAGACCGTCTCATAATAGTAAATCTGCTTTCCCAACCTTTTTGTGTTAAGAAATGCTTGCACGTCATGAGGAAAAATCGTGTTTGGGGCGCTAATAAGTTTGTACCCTTTTCGTGGAGCAGACTGAATTTCATAACCTTGTTCCCGTAACGTATTTAATTGCTTCCAAATAGCAGTTCTTGAGACACCGAGTGAGGTGCTCATCTCTTCCCCAGATACGTAGTTACCTGATTGTAACAAACGAAGCAAGTCTGTCTTCACCCTTGCACCTCCTTTCTATTTGCGAAAAAAGCCAATAAAGATTCTTTTTCATTAGGAACAACCGCTTCAATAACAGATTGTTGTAAGAATACAAGCTCTTTTTTTATCCATGGTCCAGCCTGATCATGCGTTACTTCTAATAAATCTTTTCCGGATATAGCAAGTTCGCTCGCGTTTTTTATTGGTAATTGCTCGAACCTTACTTCAATTTCCTCTGGAGACAGTGCATCCAATTTCTTCTTTCGACGTGACTGCTCCACAAAAGAGACAATCTTAGGACCAGCTTGATACATCTCCCATTTCGTCCAAGAAGCAAGCAAACGACGTTGATACGATTTAAATGCTTGTTTTAGAAACGTTTTGTTTTTATTGCTCAGAGGGATTCCTTCTAGAAAAACAATGGACTTTATGCAAAGAGCAAATTCAAACCAAGCTCTAATCACGTCTTCTCTTTTTTCAATCGGAAGAAGTTTAAGTTCACGATAATGTGGCTC
This window encodes:
- a CDS encoding biotin--[acetyl-CoA-carboxylase] ligase — its product is MKTDLLRLLQSGNYVSGEEMSTSLGVSRTAIWKQLNTLREQGYEIQSAPRKGYKLISAPNTIFPHDVQAFLNTKRLGKQIYYYETVSSTQPLAHEFAAKNEEEGIVVLANQQEGGRGRLGRQWQAKAGDSISMTLLLRPEIDIQKAPQLTLLAAVAVTRAIEKVSGLSCDIKWPNDILFNGKKLVGILTEMAADPDSLKYVIVGIGINCNQSAREFSNELEDVATSIRIETARPVSRAQLVAEVLNEFEWLYEQYIEKGFTTIKPLWEAHAISIHTFLFARMPQKTVYGYAHGITDDGLLCLEDKNGKEHLIYSADIELDTSP